The proteins below are encoded in one region of Nitrospirota bacterium:
- the zapB gene encoding cell division protein ZapB, producing MEKIQMLEEKITKVVDKIKALTEENDKLNAKITKLHEELAEKDEEISSIRRELKNSDILKSDIEKLTGERETVKSQLENLIRELESVEI from the coding sequence GTGGAAAAGATACAGATGCTTGAGGAGAAGATCACGAAGGTGGTCGACAAAATCAAAGCGTTAACAGAAGAAAACGACAAGTTGAATGCAAAAATCACCAAACTGCATGAAGAGCTGGCGGAGAAAGACGAAGAGATCTCTTCTATCAGGCGTGAACTGAAAAATTCCGATATTCTCAAGTCAGACATAGAGAAGCTTACCGGCGAGCGTGAGACCGTAAAGTCTCAGTTGGAGAATTTAATAAGAGAGCTTGAGTCAGTGGAGATTTAG
- a CDS encoding cell division protein ZapA: MQSVEVQILGQSYSIKTDENEAYIKSLAKYVDEKLKEIYSVAPNINQSRAMVMTAFGITDELFKLRMELQHIDRMIEEKTKILSGFLE; this comes from the coding sequence ATGCAGTCCGTTGAAGTCCAGATACTGGGCCAGAGCTACTCGATAAAGACCGACGAAAACGAGGCCTATATAAAATCTCTGGCAAAATATGTTGACGAGAAGCTGAAAGAAATATACAGCGTGGCCCCCAACATAAACCAGTCAAGGGCGATGGTCATGACGGCGTTCGGCATCACCGACGAGCTTTTCAAGCTCAGGATGGAGCTGCAGCACATAGACAGGATGATCGAGGAAAAGACAAAGATCCTCTCAGGTTTTCTTGAGTAG
- a CDS encoding NYN domain-containing protein, which produces MENILINQSVAILCDGNNIERSIHDLSQTKNAMINFDKLIPKLLNGRGLNRLLYFREGKAISSKFAERLYENYYGSVIPCHKSADIPLSIKATQLSSKVDTIIIMSGDSDFVDLVTHLKGEGVRVEIAAVRKTAAHILIEEADHFHEITVEDCFIYKTPGKAPVKKRFRTAEHHNQP; this is translated from the coding sequence ATGGAAAATATTCTTATCAACCAGTCGGTAGCGATCCTTTGCGACGGCAACAACATCGAGCGCAGCATCCATGACCTCTCACAGACGAAAAACGCGATGATCAATTTCGACAAGCTGATCCCGAAACTGCTCAACGGAAGGGGGTTGAACAGGCTGCTTTATTTCCGCGAAGGCAAGGCCATTTCCTCCAAGTTCGCTGAAAGGCTTTACGAAAACTATTACGGCTCTGTTATCCCGTGTCACAAGTCAGCGGATATCCCGCTCTCAATAAAGGCGACCCAGCTCTCTTCAAAGGTCGACACCATCATTATTATGTCGGGAGATTCGGATTTTGTGGACCTGGTCACTCACCTGAAGGGGGAAGGCGTAAGGGTGGAGATTGCCGCCGTAAGGAAAACAGCCGCCCATATATTAATTGAAGAAGCAGACCATTTCCATGAGATAACAGTGGAAGACTGCTTTATATACAAGACACCCGGCAAAGCCCCTGTCAAAAAGAGATTCAGGACTGCGGAACATCATAATCAGCCTTGA
- a CDS encoding transglycosylase SLT domain-containing protein yields the protein MRRHVFALSFILLCFIPFAGNASELRPDGTKDSQLHQLSSGPESRINNAVHLINTHSYKKAEEALLGIVNNNLPEKEKAVFLLGRLYKEEGSPAKAESYFIKAADAYPLLRDYSLSSLVDIYMSAGKHEKALEAARRIKNNLLLQYAKQSEIKSLLELKRKAEAREALAQYVEAYPSDWDYKLTLAVLLKNDSETDQAVRVLKEIYINAVPLSNSALKELVLLKADTFTKDEILKRADKLFEKNNFQRAETEYQKALTMCADFESAKIMLSIGMCQFRMKRYTDSSRTFGLINTPEALYWQAQAFYRMDDRAGFEKIKNLFEKNYPDDDRLGLLLIMEGEDFRRKEKFSDAGKSFKQVLEKFPSKAEDALWGLGWMNYTSGNYSSAYNYFSQLAVNEKNSDYYKYLYWKARSHEKAAEECLKHKVSLQVTGGNELCDGEGKDFFDGLPADRSFYGYLIKMRSSKYVAPERVEVSKPSRPSGELYERIDALASLGMRDEAVNEIVDSLKRDKNKNDFMYLGHVAMELGEYRKVISLAEKETDREFLPFSYPFGFGDTIEEAAGPRNVDKYLVAAVIREESRFDPKVVSWAGAVGLMQLMPATAYKLKKDIKLSLKDRSEIHDVKKNILMGTHYLSQLIRQFREIPLALAAYNAGENALKKWMTKYGRDDLIEFIENIPYKETRFYVKKVLKSYWRYRSINGLPIEDSQIVAQGKS from the coding sequence ATGAGAAGGCATGTTTTCGCACTTTCTTTTATTCTCCTCTGCTTCATCCCCTTTGCCGGTAACGCTTCCGAATTAAGACCAGACGGCACCAAAGATTCGCAACTGCATCAGCTATCAAGCGGGCCGGAAAGCCGGATTAATAACGCAGTCCACCTGATCAATACTCATTCTTATAAAAAGGCCGAAGAGGCGCTGCTTGGAATTGTCAATAATAACCTCCCCGAAAAAGAAAAGGCCGTATTCCTGCTTGGCAGGCTTTACAAGGAAGAAGGTTCTCCGGCAAAGGCTGAGAGTTATTTCATTAAAGCGGCTGATGCTTATCCGCTGCTAAGAGATTACTCGCTCAGCTCTCTGGTAGACATTTACATGTCTGCCGGGAAACATGAAAAAGCCCTGGAAGCCGCGCGCCGGATTAAAAACAATCTCCTGCTGCAATATGCGAAACAGTCTGAAATAAAGTCATTGCTTGAATTAAAAAGAAAGGCGGAGGCGAGAGAGGCGCTTGCTCAATATGTTGAAGCTTATCCTTCCGACTGGGATTACAAATTGACCCTCGCAGTACTGCTGAAAAATGACAGTGAAACTGATCAGGCAGTCCGCGTTTTGAAAGAGATCTATATCAATGCCGTGCCTTTATCCAACAGCGCGTTAAAGGAACTGGTCCTGCTCAAAGCCGATACCTTTACCAAGGACGAAATATTAAAAAGGGCCGACAAGCTTTTTGAGAAAAACAACTTTCAGCGCGCTGAGACAGAATATCAGAAGGCGCTGACGATGTGCGCTGATTTCGAGAGCGCCAAGATCATGCTTTCAATAGGCATGTGCCAGTTCAGGATGAAGCGCTATACCGATTCCTCCAGGACCTTCGGCCTGATCAATACACCCGAGGCGCTTTACTGGCAGGCGCAGGCATTCTACAGGATGGACGACAGGGCCGGGTTTGAGAAGATAAAAAATTTGTTCGAAAAAAACTATCCTGATGACGACAGGCTCGGTCTTTTGCTGATAATGGAAGGCGAAGATTTCAGAAGAAAGGAAAAGTTCAGCGACGCCGGGAAAAGCTTTAAGCAGGTGCTGGAGAAGTTTCCCTCAAAGGCGGAAGATGCCTTATGGGGGCTCGGCTGGATGAACTACACGTCGGGCAATTACAGCAGCGCGTATAATTATTTTTCGCAGCTCGCCGTCAATGAAAAAAACAGCGACTATTACAAGTATCTTTACTGGAAGGCAAGAAGCCATGAAAAAGCTGCCGAGGAGTGTTTGAAGCACAAGGTGTCTTTGCAGGTGACCGGCGGTAATGAGCTGTGCGACGGGGAAGGCAAAGACTTTTTCGACGGGCTTCCTGCTGACAGGAGCTTTTACGGCTATCTTATTAAAATGCGCTCTTCAAAATACGTGGCGCCTGAGAGGGTTGAAGTTTCAAAACCCTCCCGGCCCTCAGGGGAACTGTATGAAAGAATAGACGCCCTGGCATCGCTTGGCATGAGAGATGAAGCGGTGAACGAAATAGTTGATTCTCTAAAGCGCGATAAAAATAAAAACGACTTTATGTATCTCGGCCATGTGGCGATGGAGCTCGGCGAGTACAGAAAGGTGATCAGTCTTGCCGAAAAAGAGACTGACCGGGAATTCCTGCCCTTCTCATATCCTTTCGGTTTCGGCGACACCATAGAAGAGGCCGCCGGCCCAAGGAACGTGGATAAATATCTTGTGGCGGCGGTGATAAGGGAAGAGAGCCGGTTTGATCCGAAGGTGGTTTCATGGGCAGGAGCAGTGGGACTTATGCAGCTGATGCCCGCTACCGCATACAAGTTAAAGAAGGACATAAAACTCAGCCTGAAAGACCGTTCAGAGATCCACGATGTGAAAAAAAATATCCTGATGGGGACACACTACCTGTCGCAGCTTATCAGGCAGTTCAGGGAAATCCCCCTGGCGCTCGCGGCTTATAACGCGGGAGAGAACGCCCTAAAAAAATGGATGACTAAATACGGCAGGGACGACCTTATCGAATTTATCGAAAACATCCCGTACAAGGAAACAAGGTTCTACGTGAAAAAAGTATTGAAGAGCTACTGGCGCTACCGCAGCATTAACGGCCTGCCGATCGAAGATTCTCAAATAGTCGCCCAGGGAAAATCGTAG
- the lysS gene encoding lysine--tRNA ligase, with translation MDESNELIQERLKKLGRLRDAGLEPYGKPFTAADKASDIVSKFGALSKEELEPRKEKCALAGRMISFRDFGKTAFAHIQDATGRVQVYFSKEIITSNPDIFKNLDIGDIVGVTGQLFRTRTNELTVNADSLTLLCKSLRPLPEKWHGLKDIETRCRQRYVDLIVNPHVKELFLKRSKLIKALRNYFDERGFIEVETPMMHQIPGGATARPFKTHHNALGLDLYLRIAPELYLKKLLVGGYDKVYEINKNFRNEGISSKHNPEFTMLEFYIAYEDYNFLMNFTEELLPYLCKEINGGLRVPFGEGADPAEEVVIDFTPPWTRISMVDAMSKEGVDPAVFKDVEKARQFALDNKIDVDKKTTHGKILDEIFKEKVETKLIQPTFITDYPVELSPLAKRRKDNPDLVERFELFIGGREIANAFSELNDPADQKGRFLEQVEARKQGDEEAGFMDDDFVRALEYGMPPAAGEGIGIDRLLMLLTNTSSIRDVILFPQLKPEQ, from the coding sequence TTGGACGAATCTAACGAATTGATACAGGAGAGGTTGAAGAAACTCGGCAGGCTTCGTGACGCGGGCCTTGAGCCTTATGGAAAACCCTTTACCGCAGCTGACAAGGCGTCAGACATTGTAAGTAAATTCGGGGCGCTTAGCAAGGAAGAGCTTGAGCCGAGGAAAGAAAAATGCGCGCTTGCAGGCCGCATGATCTCCTTCAGGGATTTCGGCAAGACGGCCTTCGCCCACATCCAGGACGCCACGGGCAGGGTGCAGGTTTATTTCTCAAAAGAGATCATCACCTCCAACCCGGACATATTCAAGAATCTCGACATAGGAGACATTGTAGGAGTAACCGGGCAGTTGTTCAGGACCAGGACCAATGAGCTTACCGTTAATGCCGACAGTCTCACACTGCTATGCAAATCCCTCAGGCCTCTTCCCGAAAAATGGCACGGCCTGAAAGATATCGAAACCCGCTGCAGGCAGCGTTATGTGGACCTTATCGTCAACCCCCACGTAAAAGAGCTTTTTCTCAAACGCAGCAAATTGATAAAGGCCCTCAGGAATTATTTTGACGAGAGGGGCTTTATAGAAGTCGAAACTCCCATGATGCACCAGATCCCCGGCGGCGCTACCGCGCGTCCTTTTAAAACTCACCACAATGCGCTGGGGCTTGACCTCTACCTCAGGATAGCGCCTGAGCTTTACCTGAAGAAACTCCTCGTCGGAGGGTATGATAAAGTCTATGAGATCAATAAAAATTTCAGGAACGAGGGGATATCCTCGAAACACAACCCTGAATTCACCATGCTCGAATTCTATATCGCCTATGAGGATTACAACTTCCTGATGAATTTTACCGAAGAACTGCTCCCGTATCTCTGCAAAGAAATAAACGGCGGGCTTCGCGTGCCCTTTGGCGAGGGCGCTGATCCGGCGGAAGAGGTGGTAATTGATTTCACCCCTCCATGGACCAGGATCAGTATGGTTGACGCTATGTCAAAAGAAGGTGTTGATCCCGCAGTCTTTAAGGATGTGGAAAAGGCGAGACAATTTGCGCTCGATAACAAGATTGACGTTGACAAAAAAACCACGCACGGCAAGATACTCGATGAGATATTCAAAGAGAAGGTCGAGACGAAGCTTATACAGCCCACCTTTATTACCGATTATCCTGTTGAGCTTTCTCCTCTTGCAAAAAGGAGAAAAGACAACCCTGACCTTGTGGAGAGGTTTGAGCTTTTTATCGGCGGCAGGGAAATCGCCAATGCCTTTTCAGAGCTCAATGACCCCGCTGATCAAAAGGGCAGATTCCTGGAGCAGGTAGAGGCGCGCAAACAGGGAGACGAAGAAGCAGGGTTTATGGATGATGATTTTGTCAGGGCGCTGGAGTACGGTATGCCTCCCGCGGCAGGCGAGGGGATAGGGATCGACAGGCTGTTAATGCTTCTGACGAACACATCCTCAATCAGGGACGTAATCCTGTTCCCGCAATTAAAACCTGAACAATGA